The following are encoded together in the Anoplopoma fimbria isolate UVic2021 breed Golden Eagle Sablefish chromosome 9, Afim_UVic_2022, whole genome shotgun sequence genome:
- the grap2b gene encoding GRB2-related adapter protein 2b, with the protein MEATAKYDYEAKAGDELSFRKGDLLVVLPTTGNWYTAGLTGREGVVPKNFINIHLPSWYQEDFSRDDAREKLIQQPQGAFLIRGSQKSVKGDFSVTVRHAADVKHFKVLRDSRGQYYIWTEKFPSLNQLVEYYKHNSISKETKIFLKETRQQQRQGSENVPLPTAPPLFSPTPAPGQQQASSGLQVKALYSFNAEEKDELQFNAGDVIKVLECSDETWWRGQLRGQIGLFPCNYTQPI; encoded by the exons ATGGAGGCTACAGCCAAGTACGACTATGAAGCTAAAGCTGGCGATGAGCTCAGCTTCAGAAAGGGAGATCTGTTGGTG GTTCTGCCCACCACTGGAAACTGGTACACAGCAGGACTCACAGGAAGGGAAGGGGTTGTACCCAAAAACTTCATCAACATTCATCTGCCCAG CTGGTACCAGGAGGACTTCAGCCGGGACGACGCCCGGGAGAAGCTGATACAACAGCCCCAGGGGGCCTTCCTCATACGGGGGAGCCAAAAGTCAGTTAAGGGTGACTTCTCCGTCACTGTCAG ACACGCAGCAGATGTGAAGCACTTCAAGGTTCTGCGGGACAGCAGAGGGCAGTATTACATCTGGACAGAGAAGTTCCCGTCTCTCAACCAGCTGGTGGAATATTACAAACACAACTCCATCTCCAAAGAGACTAAAATATTCCTAAAGGAGACGCGACAGCAACAG CGGCAAGGCTCAGAAAATGTACCGCTTCCCACCGCTCCTCCACTCTTCTCACCTACACCTGCACCAGGACAG CAACAAGCCTCCTCCGGGCTGCAGGTCAAAGCTCTGTACAGCTTCAACGCTGAGGAGAAGGACGAGCTTCAGTTCAACGCCGGCGACGTgatcaaggtcctggagtgctCCGACGAGACCTGGTGGAGAGGCCAGCTGAGGGGCCAAATCGGCCTGTTCCCCTGCAACTACACCCAACCCATCTGA
- the cyth4b gene encoding cytohesin 4b encodes MTDCQMVSSDFTADEKMEIESIKTYKEDLLDDIQKLKMEIDNIMADVLSFESAEENKTTEKSKQFSNGKKKFNMDPKKGINYLVENKLLDRSAQSIAEFLYKEEGLNKTAIGEFLGEREELHLQTLKAFVELHEFSDLNLVQALRQFLWSFRLPGEAQKIDRMMEAFATRYCDCNTHVFQSTDTCYILSFAIIMLNTSLHNPNVKDKTTLERFISMNRGINNGEDLPNDLLSKLYESIRNEPFKIPEDDGNDLTHTFFNPDREGWLLKLGGRVKTWKRRWFILTDNCLYYFEFTTDKEPRGIIPLENLCVREVPYPRKPYCLELYNPNSRGQKIKACKTETDGRVVEGKHQSYTICAASAEERDSWIEAIRASITKDPFYDLVSVRKKKVINQAPQD; translated from the exons ATGACTGATTGCCAAATGG TTTCCTCAGATTTTACAGCCGATGAGAAGATGGAGATTGAGAGCATCAAGACGTATAAGGAAGACCTTCTGGATGATAtccag AAATTAAAGATGGAGATAGACAACATCATGGCGGATGTTCTCAGCTTCGAGTCTGCAGAGGAAAA CAAGACCACGGAGAAGAGCAAACAGTTCTCAAATGGGAAGAAGAAATTCAACATGGACCCCAAAAAG gGTATCAATTACCTGGTGGAGAATAAGCTGCTGGATAGAAGCGCTCAGTCCATCGCTGAGTTCCTCTACAAGGAGGAGGGACTGAACAAAACAGCCATTGGAGAATTTCTCGGAGaaag AGAGGAGCTCCACCTCCAGACCCTGAAGGCGTTTGTGGAGCTGCACGAGTTCTCCGACCTCAACCTGGTCCAGGCCCTCAG ACAGTTTCTGTGGAGTTTCCGTCTGCCCGGTGAAGCCCAGAAGATCGACCGCATGATGGAGGCCTTCGCCACGCGCTACTGTGACTGCAACACTCATGTCTTCCAGTCGACTG ACACGTGCTACATCCTGTCCTTTGCCATCATCATGCTCAACACCAGCCTTCACAACCCCAACGTGAAGGACAAGACCACTCTGGAGCGTTTCATCTCCATGAACAGAGGCATCAACAACGGAGAGGATCTACCTAATGACCTGCTCTCG AAACTGTACGAGAGCATTCGCAACGAGCCTTTCAAAATCCcagaggatgatgggaatgaTCTGACTCACACCTTCTTCAACCCTGACAGAGAAGGCTGGCTCCTCAAACTTG GAGGTCGGGTTAAGACGTGGAAGAGGCGATGGTTCATCCTGACTGACAACTGCCTCTACTACTTTGAGTTCACCACT GATAAAGAGCCCCGAGGCATCATCCCTCTAGAGAACCTCTGTGTGAGGGAAGTGCCATATCCTCGCAAACCG TACTGTCTGGAGCTGTACAACCCCAACAGTCGAGGGCAGAAGATCAAAGCGTGtaaaacagagacagacggTAGAGTGGTGGAGGGGAAGCACCAGTCCTACACCATCTGTGCTGCCAGCGCAGAGGAGAGGGACTCCTGGATCGAGGCCATCAg AGCGAGTATCACCAAGGATCCGTTCTACGACTTGGTCTCGGTCCGTAAGAAGAAGGTGATAAACCAAGCTCCTCAGGACTGA
- the fam83fb gene encoding protein FAM83F encodes MAESQLMCMEDGQIGTKVPESKPEFYYSEEQRAAVEELLRNGDGAFKTRLQEDNTKDFLSAREVKLLVSSFRQYDLEDGEDGEDGEAKGAKGAKDSGVHSTYWPQMSDTEVPPLDLGWSGGGFFRGVTRVSVHTHPPKANGPHIKEVVRRLIQEASKVIAIVMDMLTDVHILQDLMDAACRRSVPVYILLDHQGVPHFLDICSRLQIGSQHLKNIRTRTLQGTGFALSFGRLPGSLCNKYMLVDGDKVVFGSYSFSWCTSRMDRNMITVMTGQVVDFFDQDFRELYAVSEKMDLYKEFHVSPPAAKEATRSKVGTLRPPLPATTSRFQVTLGDSRNAPIQVPAHKYHNPKYSLVFGNVPRPPGSLQELGPTRASALAEYPEELEPGRPRVASSVKLDRMSTLPSEDPTESFKRPNRVTQDKKGRVPWMQKFSRKKPQSKEVSDNSAADSAEETSRTDENEDNFEVVVKSPPKWWTKKQPKLGQRTESVQTINTAEDNECIKGRRRGKECNVS; translated from the exons ATGGCCGAGTCCCAGCTCATGTGCATGGAGGACGGACAGATCGGAACCAAAGTCCCGGAGTCCAAACCAGAGTTCTACTACAGCGAGGAGCAGCGCGCAGCCgtggaggagctgctgaggaACGGGGACGGAGCCTTCAAGACTCGTCTCCAGGAGGACAACACCAAAGACTTCTTATCCGCCAGAGAGGTCAAGCTGCTGGTGAGCTCCTTCAGGCAGTACGAcctggaggatggagaggatggagaggatggagaggccAAAGGTGCCAAAGGTGCCAAAG ACTCCGGGGTCCATTCCACATACTGGCCCCAGATGTCGGACACCGAGGTGCCCCCTCTGGACCTGGGCTGGTCCGGCGGCGGGTTCTTCAGAGGGGTCACCCGGGTGTCCGTGCACACACACCCGCCCAAAGCAAACGGACCTCACATCAAGGAGGTGGTGCGGAGACTCATCCAGGAGGCCAGCAAG GTAATAGCGATCGTGATGGACATGCTCACGGACGTCCACATCCTGCAGGACCTGATGGACGCGGCCTGCCGCCGCTCCGTGCCCGTTTACATCCTGTTGGATCACCAAGGCGTTCCGCACTTCCTGGATATTTGCTCCAGGCTGCAGATCGGCTCACAGCACTTAAAG AACATCCGCACCAGAACGCTTCAGGGAACTGGCTTCGCTTTGTCCTTCGGCAGACTGCCTGGTTCACTCTGCAATAAGTACATGCTGGTAGACGGGGACAAAGTCGTGTTCGGCTCCTACAG TTTCTCCTGGTGTACGTCTCGTATGGACCGGAACATGATCACTGTGATGACGGGGCAGGTGGTTGACTTCTTTGACCAGGACTTCCGGGAGCTTTACGCCGTCTCAGAGAAGATGGACCTCTACAAGGAGTTCCACGTCAGCCCGCCTGCTGCCAAAGAGGCAACACGATCCAAAGTGGGGACCTTGCGCCCACCTCTACCGGCGACTACGTCCCGCTTCCAGGTCACCCTAGGGGATTCACGGAACGCTCCCATCCAGGTGCCAGCGCACAAATACCACAACCCCAAATACTCACTGGTGTTTGGGAACGTCCCACGACCACCAGGGTCTCTGCAGGAGCTGGGACCTACGAGGGCGTCGGCTCTGGCTGAGTATCCTGAGGAGTTGGAGCCGGGGAGGCCACGAGTGGCCAGCAGTGTGAAGCTGGACCGGATGAGTACGCTGCCCTCGGAAGACCCCACCGAAAGCTTCAAGAGGCCCAACAGAGTCACGCAGGACAAGAAGGGGCGAGTTCCATGGATGCAGAAATTCTCCAGGAAGAAACCGCAGAGTAAGGAAGTTTCGGATAACAGCGCGGCGGACAGTGCCGAAGAAACCAGTAGGACGGATGAGAACGAGGACAACTTTGAGGTTGTCGTGAAATCTCCACCTAAATGGTGGACTAAGAAGCAGCCTAAACTGGGCCAGAGGACAGAATCTGTGCAAACTATCAACACAGCAGAGGACAATGAGT gTATTAAGGGTCGCCGTCGAGGAAAAGAATGTAACGTGTCCTGA